A genome region from Microplitis demolitor isolate Queensland-Clemson2020A chromosome 1, iyMicDemo2.1a, whole genome shotgun sequence includes the following:
- the LOC103573346 gene encoding uncharacterized protein LOC103573346, with product MSARVMNPAMMTESRKLSGSVGGGGGGGRVVPSRADLAKVRRDLFGPVDHEAARAFVERELKAQSVLDAERWGFDFRLGLPRNSLRYDWEVFSHEEVVPEPYALRGMPYLRKHAPGTPRKNSERSVSSVTRRSTSLSPMNADTGANRAGKAERTPPQEPRVPEIGETGDEFIGECRKKHCPIIEPTTPVLPVTARKQSSITDFMKTRKRTSSSTKKSSIEPPEKLPRNAGQIRS from the exons ATGAGCGCGAGAGTAATGAATCCAGCGATGATGACTGAAAGTCGTAAACTAAGTGGTTCTGTTGGAGGTGGTGGCGGCGGTGGCCGTGTTGTCCCAAGTCGAGCTGATCTCGCTAAAGTAAGACGGGATTTATTTGGACCAGTTGATCATGAAGCTGCGCGGGCGTTTGTTGAACGTGAGTTAAAAGCACAATCTGTACTGGATGCTGAACGCTGGGGCTTCGATTTCCGTCTGGGACTACCGCGGAATAGTTTGCGCTACGATTGGGAAGTCTTCAGCCATGAAGAAGTCGTACCCGAGCCCTATGCACTCCGAGGTATGCCTTACTTACGTAAACATGCACCAGGTACACCGAGAAAAAATAGTGAACGCAGTGTATCATCGGTGACAAGACGTTCAACCTCGTTGTCGCCAATGAACGCGGATACTGGTGCGAACAGAGCTGGTAAAGCTGAGAGGACACCACCGCAAGAGCCAAGGGTACCGGAAATTGGAGAAACGGGTGATGAATTCATCGGGGAATGCAGGAAAAAACACTGCCCGATCATAGAACCGACAACGCCAGTTTTGCCTGTAACTGCGAGGAAGCAATCAAGTATCACCG ATTTCATGAAGACCCGCAAACGTACGTCAAGTAGCACGAAGAAAAGTAGTATTGAGCCGCCAGAAAAATTGCCACGTAACGCGGGTCAGATACGCAgctaa
- the LOC103573351 gene encoding uncharacterized protein LOC103573351: protein MSEDSSQAISFANSYFALADGLVSDFENYLADDVILDWFGQTIKGRKNVSAFMKYRNINSRHIIDEINSTSSIEYRKHRPLRRKYYSIGNSGNKTIDIDNEENGIRYKRKCYSEGVVDDGNNLVADNSASETSVEMDIETDCADFKIASAKLQDDDCNRNYLTDASLCDLNFDKLKLDSTVSTSKKTQVLKFDENDNDNDNINYDDLNLCDDNSKEVTNEFLNKLEMRPTCFDEIEKKIIYLREKNKSAGRIESGQGDGPVSTDKKLNPIKYVAACGVIKSARFFTAKQIRKDLRQRQCRLQIAYSNKEINSKLSTKTESTQTGRGTGGNDTETSAMELDDINSNSSKLLSLHDIRKLSNKLVSRDENANDPEGCYCDDRNKFLRCLELEIIDNVKVNQNDFVTPKYKRHQLTFDKSPKRLFNGIETGRGFVFNYTIHLIIYESNTKCRLNLSNEFDC from the exons atgtcTGAAGATTCATCACAAGCGATATCATTTGCCAATAGTTATTTTGCATTAGCTGATGGCTTAGTTtcggattttgaaaattatctaGCCGATGACGTTATTCTCGATTGGTTTGGGCAGACTATCAAGGGCCGTAAAAATGTATCAGCATTTATGAAgtatagaaatattaattcCAGACATattattgatgaaataaattctACATCTTCAATAGAGTATCGCAAACACCGTCCATTGCG aagaaaatattattcaattggTAATAGTGGGAATAAAACAATCGATATAGATAATGAGGAAAATGGTATTCGgtataaaagaaaatgttaTTCCGAAGGAGTAGTAGACGATGGTAATAATTTAGTAGCCGACAATAGCGCTAGTGAAACAAGTGTAGAAATGGACATTGAAACCGATTGTGCAGATTTTAAAATAGCCTCAGCTAAATTACAGGATGACGATTGCAAccgtaattatttaactgaTGCCTCATTATGTGATTTGAATTTCGATAAGTTAAAATTAGATTCCACTGTTTCAACTTCGAAAAAAACTCAAGTATTAAAGTTTGATGAGaacgataatgataatgataacattaattatgatgatttaaatttatgtgatgATAACTCTAAAGAAGTAACAaacgaatttttgaataaattagaaaTGCGACCGACTTGTTTCGatgaaattgagaaaaaaataatttatttgcgtgaaaaaaataagtcaGCCGGACGAATCGAAAGCGGACAAGGAGATGGGCCAGTTTCTACGGATAAAAAATTGAACCCAATAAAATATGTTGCAGCTTGTGGTGTCATTAAATCAGCTCGTTTTTTCACCGCTAAACAAATACGTAAAGACTTACGTCAACGTCAGTGTCGTCTTCAAATAGCTTATTCAAACAAAgagataaattcaaaattatctacTAAAACTGAATCAACACAAACAGGAAGAGGAACTGGTGGTAATGACACTGAGACGAGTGCAATGGAACTCGAtgatattaatagtaatagtagtaaACTATTGAGCTTACATGATATTAGAAAATTGAGTAACAAACTAGTCTCTCGTGATGAAAACGCAAACGATCCTGAAGGCTGTTATTGTGATGatcgtaataaatttttacgatgCTTGGAGTTGGAGATCATTGACAACGTCAAGGTCAATCAGAATGATTTTGTTACGCCGAAATACAAAAGACATCAGTTGACATTCGACAAAAGCCCCAAGAGATTATTCAATGGAATTGAAACCGGCCGCggttttgtatttaattataccatacatttaattatttacgaaAGCAACACCAAGTGTCGGCTCAATCTCTCCAATGAATTTGattgttag
- the LOC103572249 gene encoding vascular endothelial growth factor A encodes MYKVIMIVLIIAIICDVVNSKSTYYYENQGDIVFPGPTSYQRPPAVPRLINPSTEQSFLAKSIALAKQMEKFNSVEDFLNIVKGVPESEKPSFIADRMGIERSSSMVIAKPAICQPEFQVVPLKPQRDDHDSVYFPSCTRIKRCGGCCYHRLLSCQPVEKIIRNYQITVTKRDNDSIIWEGKELIPVEEHTSCKCQCQITEEQCNYKQQYIENECRCVCLNHDDEVKCKAEPHLKIWDTDKCECGCRDQLDCHDGTYFDKSTCRCERNLRNRDSHYLWQGNERKMTPIQVADPRRNHRDEPYK; translated from the exons atgtatAAAGTTATAATGATTGTGTTGATAATTGCAATTATTTGCGATGTTGTTAATAGTAAAAGTACTTATTACTATGAGAATCAAGGTGATATTGTGTTTCCTGGTCCTACGAGTTATCAAAGGCCACCAGCAGTACCTAGATTAATCAATCCATCAACAGAACAAAGTTTTCTTgcg AAATCGATAGCGTTAGCAAaacaaatggaaaaatttaattccgtTGAAGATTTTCTTAATATTGTGAAAGGTGTACCGGAATCGGAAAAACCGTCTTTCATTGCTG atcgAATGGGTATAGAAAGATCATCATCAATGGTGATAGCAAAACCAGCGATATGTCAACCAGAATTTCAAGTTGTACCGCTAAAACCACAAAGAGATGATCATGATTCTGTTTATTTTCCTAGTTGTACAAGAATAAAAAGGTGTGGCGGCTGTTGTTATCATAGACTACTGAGTTGTCAACCAGTTGAAAAAATCATACGTAACTATcag attaCGGTAACTAAACGTGATAATGATTCAATTATCTGGGAAGGTAAAGAATTGATACCAGTAGAGGAACATACCAGTTGCAAATGCCAATGTCAAATAACTGAGGag caatgtaattataaacaaCAGTACATAGAGAATGAATGCAGATGTGTTTGTTTAAATCACGACGATGAAGTTAAATGTAAAGCTGAACCCCACCTTAAAATATGGGATACTGATAAATGCGAATGTGGATGTCGAGATCAATTAGATTGTCACGACGGAACTTACTTTGACAAAAGTACTTGCCG ttgtgAAAGAAATTTAAGAAACAGAGATAGTCATTATTTGTGGCAAGGAAATGAGAGAAAAATGACACCGATACAAGTAGCAGACCCTAGAAGAAATCACCGAGATGAaccatataaataa
- the LOC103573347 gene encoding uncharacterized protein LOC103573347 — MEGDKCNKNNDNPKLQSVRRKLFADDNEDDSDEDNKTTQGNDDNLANRLIEETRFEARERWNFDFEKGEPLTGQWEWVKIDEEFSDRTPATALGNSHSENRDNLQEEKIDNNNH, encoded by the exons ATGGAAGGGGACaagtgcaataaaaataatgataatccAAAATTACAAAGTGTgagaagaaaattatttgctgATGATAATGAGGATGATAGTGATGAAGACAATAAGACTACTCAGggtaatgatgataatttggCTAATAGATTAATTGAAGAGACACGATTTGAG GCTAGAGAACGATGGAATTTTGATTTCGAAAAAGGTGAACCGTTAACCGGTCAATGGGAATGGGTAAAAATAGATGAAGAATTTTCAGACCGGACTCCAGCTACGGCATTGGGAAATTCCCATAGTGAGAATAGAGATAATTtacaagaagaaaaaatagataataataatcactaa